Within Limnohabitans sp. 2KL-27, the genomic segment ATTGCGCCCATCGTGAGCCGCATGCTGCGGTTCTTCCCGCCTGTCGTCACCGGCACCATCATTGCCGTCATCGGCATCAGCTTGATGCGCGTGGGCATCAACTGGATTTTTGGCAACCCCTTCGGCCCCACAGCGCCCAGCATTCCCAACCCGGAACACCTGGCCTGGCTCGATGCCGCCAAACAAGCGGCCAGCACCGGCGCGGTGCCCCCGGTGCCTGCCGGCATGAACATCGTGGGCTCGGTGCCCAACCCCAAGTACGCGCAGCTGTCGCACATCGGGATCGCTGCCATTGTGTTGGTGTCCATCTTGTTGATTGCCAAGTACGCCCGTGGCTTTGTGGCCAACATTTCGGTGCTGCTGGGCATCGTGATCGGTGGCGTGGTGGCTACAGCTGCCGGCCTCATGAGCTTCGACAAAGTCGGCAAAGCCGGCTGGTTTGACCTGGTCTTGCCCTTCGAAATCGCCACGCCCGTCTTTGACCCGATCCTGATCCTGACCATGACCTTGGTGATGATCGTGGTGATGATCGAGTCGACCGGCATGTTCCTCGCCTTGGGCGATCTGACGGGCAAAAAAGTCGACCAAAAAATGCTCACCGCAGGTCTGCGCACCGACGGTCTGGGCACCCTGATCGGCGGCATTTTCAACACCTTCCCCTACACCAGCTTCTCGCAAAACGTGGGCCTGGTGGGTGTGACGGGCGTGAAAAGCCGCTTCGTCTGTGTGGCCGGCGGCGTGATCCTGATCGTGCTGGGTCTGTTGCCCAAAATGGCCGCTCTGGTCGAGTCGCTGCCCACTTTTGTGTTGGGTGGGGCGGGCTTGGTGATGTTCGGCATGGTGGCCGCCACCGGCATCCGCATCTTGGCCAGCGTGGACTACAAGGGCAACCGCAACAACCTGTTCATCGTGGCGATTTCGATCGGCTTTGGCATGATCCCGCTGATCGCGCCGCGCTACCTGCAGTGGATGCCGCACAGCATCCACCCGCTGATCGAATCGGGCATCTTGCTGGCCTCCATCAGCGCGGTGCTCTTGAACCTGTACTTCAACGGGTCCAAAGGCGACAGCAGCGAGGCCATCGAAGCGGCCAAACACGCCGACTCGCACTGATGACATGGATACCCGGTCAAGCCGGGTATGACAGACATTTGTCACACAAAAGCCAAGCCCAGCGCTTGGCTTTTTTGCTTTTTATGCAGGTAATCCGCAGGGTATTGGGCGCACCAAATGGGTTACGCTTTCCCATTGATTTCCTTTCCTGAGCCAAAGAGACAATTTCCATGAGCCAAAAACCACTCTCCCCCGCCGAAGAAGCCCTGCGCGACGCGGCCCGCGATTACCACCGCTTGCCCACGCGCGGCAAGGTCTCGGTCAACCCCACCAAGCCCCTGTCCAACCAGCGCGACCTGTCGCTGGCCTACTCGCCCGGTGTGGCTTATCCCTGCCTGGACATCGAAGCCGACCCGTCCAAGGCGTTTGACTTCACCTCGCGGGGCAACCTGGTGGCCGTGATCACCAATGGCACGGCCGTGCTGGGCCTGGGCGACATTGGCCCGCTGGCGGCCAAGCCCGTGATGGAGGGCAAGGGTTGCCTGTTCAAGAAGTTTGCGGGCATTGACGTGTTCGACATCGAGTTGGCCGAGCGCGACCCGGACAAGTTGGTGGACATCATCGCCGCCATGGAACCCACGCTGGGCGGCATCAACCTTGAGGACATCAAGGCCCCCGAATGCTTCTACATCGAGAAGAAGCTGCGCGAGCGCATGAACATCCCGGTCTTTCATGACGACCAGCACGGCACGGCCATCATCGCCTCGGCCGCCATGCTCAACGGCCTGGAGCTGGTGGGCAAGGACATCGGCAGCATCAAGCTGGCCGTCTCGGGTGCGGGTGCGGCGGCCATCGCGTGTCTGGACGTGATGGTGGGCCTGGGCGTGAAGACCGAGAACATTTTTGTGTGCGACTCCAAAGGCGTGGTCTACGAAGGCCGACCCGGCGGCTATGACGAATCCAAAGCCCGCTATGCCCAAAAGACCGACGCCCGCACACTGGCCGATGCGGTCAACGGCGCGGACGTGTTCCTGGGTTGCTCCGCCCCTGGCGTGATGACGGTGGACATGCTCAAGACCATGGCCCGCGACCCGGTGATCCTGGCGCTGGCCAACCCCGAGCCCGAAATCCGCCCCGAACTGGCCAAAGCCGCCCGCCCCGACTGCATCATCGCCACCGGCCGCTCGGACTACCCCAACCAGGTCAACAACGTGCTGTGTTTCCCCTACATCTTCCGAGGTGCCCTGGACTGTGGCGCGACCAAGATCACCGAGGCCATGAAGCTCGCCTGCGTGCGCCAGATTGCCGACCTGGCCAAGGCCGACATCAGCGAGGAAGTGGCCAGCGCTTACGCGGGCAAGGAGCTGTCATTTGGGCGCGACTACCTGATTCCCACGCCGTTTGACTCGCGCCTGATTTTGCGCATCGCGCCCGCGGTGGCGCAAGCCGCGGCCGAATCGGGTGTGGCCACTCGCCCCATCACCGACATGGACGCCTACCGCCAGCAGCTGCAAAGCTTTGTCTCGCAAACCGGTTTGTTGATGCGCCCGATCTTCAACGCAGCCAAGGCTGTCGCCAAAAATGCCAAGCGCGTGGCCTATGCCGACGGCGAAGACGAGCGCGCCCTGCGTGCTGCCCAAATGGCCATCGACGACCAACTGGCCCACCCGATCCTGATCGGCCGCCCCGGCGTGATCGCCGCCCGCATCGAAAAAGCAGGTTTGCGCATGCGCTTGGGTGTGGATGTGGACAACGTCAACCCCGAAGACGATGAGCGGTTTCGCCAGTATTGGGAGCACTACCACCAGCTGATGAAGCGCAACGGCGCCACGCCCGCGGTGGCCAAGGCCGCGGTGCGTCGCTCCAACACCATCATCGGCTCGCTGATGGTGTCGCTGGGCGATGCCGACGCCCTGATTTGTGGCCTGACGGGCAGCTACATGACGCACCTGGAGCGCATCGACAGCATTTTGGGCAAACGCACGGGCGTGACCAACTACGCGGCCGTGAACGCGCTCATGAGCGACTTGGGGCCGCTGTTCATCACCGACACCTATGTTCAAGAAGACCCGAGCGCCGAGCAACTGGCCGAGATCGCGGCCATGGCGGTCAAGGAGATTCAGCGCTTTGGCATCGTGCCCAAGGTGGCCTTCCTCTCGCATTCGAGCTACGGCTCGTCCAAGCGGGCATCGGCTCGGAAGATGCGCCAGGCACGTGACCTGTTTGTGGGGCAGCACCCCGACATCGAGTGCGATGGCGAGTTGCACGGCGACGCCGCTTTACAGCCCGAAATCCGCAACGTGTACCTGGAAGACAGCACCCTGAGCGGCTCGGCCAATTTGCTGGTGTGCCCCAACCTGGACGCGGCCAACATTTTGTACAACGTGATGAAAACCACCACCAGCGGCGGTGTCACGGTGGGCCCGATCCTGATGGGCGCGGCCGGCACGGCGCACATCCTGACGCCTGCAGCCACGGTGCGCCGGGTGCTCAACATGACCGCCCTGGCCGCTGCCGGTGTGCGCAGCTGAGCCGCAAAAAACGGGCTCAGCACTGCAAAAAACCCCAATTTGGTGCTCACTTCAGCCGAAATGGGCACCAAAACAGGGGTTTTATAGGGGATGAACCTGACATACACCGTCAGGTACTTGTTTGATAATGGCATCGATTTTGCTAGACAAGATTCACCGTTTATCAGACCCTGGAGCCCCTCATGAACAAGCGTTTCTTACTCAAGGCCACGGCCGCACTGGCCGCAGTCGCCTCTTTTGGCCTGGCACAAGCCCAAAGCACTGCCATCAAATTCCAGCTCGACTGGCGCTTTGAAGGCCCCTCTGCTTTCTTTCTGCTGCCAGCTGCCAAGGGCTATTTCAAGGACGCCAAACTGGACGTGACAGTGGACTCGGGCAACGGCTCGGGTGGCGCCGTCACCCGCGTGGCCTCGGGCACTTATGACCTAGGCTTTGCCGACCTGGCCGC encodes:
- a CDS encoding NADP-dependent malic enzyme, producing the protein MSQKPLSPAEEALRDAARDYHRLPTRGKVSVNPTKPLSNQRDLSLAYSPGVAYPCLDIEADPSKAFDFTSRGNLVAVITNGTAVLGLGDIGPLAAKPVMEGKGCLFKKFAGIDVFDIELAERDPDKLVDIIAAMEPTLGGINLEDIKAPECFYIEKKLRERMNIPVFHDDQHGTAIIASAAMLNGLELVGKDIGSIKLAVSGAGAAAIACLDVMVGLGVKTENIFVCDSKGVVYEGRPGGYDESKARYAQKTDARTLADAVNGADVFLGCSAPGVMTVDMLKTMARDPVILALANPEPEIRPELAKAARPDCIIATGRSDYPNQVNNVLCFPYIFRGALDCGATKITEAMKLACVRQIADLAKADISEEVASAYAGKELSFGRDYLIPTPFDSRLILRIAPAVAQAAAESGVATRPITDMDAYRQQLQSFVSQTGLLMRPIFNAAKAVAKNAKRVAYADGEDERALRAAQMAIDDQLAHPILIGRPGVIAARIEKAGLRMRLGVDVDNVNPEDDERFRQYWEHYHQLMKRNGATPAVAKAAVRRSNTIIGSLMVSLGDADALICGLTGSYMTHLERIDSILGKRTGVTNYAAVNALMSDLGPLFITDTYVQEDPSAEQLAEIAAMAVKEIQRFGIVPKVAFLSHSSYGSSKRASARKMRQARDLFVGQHPDIECDGELHGDAALQPEIRNVYLEDSTLSGSANLLVCPNLDAANILYNVMKTTTSGGVTVGPILMGAAGTAHILTPAATVRRVLNMTALAAAGVRS
- a CDS encoding nucleobase:cation symporter-2 family protein; translated protein: MSSTIHPVDEHLPNGKLAALGLQHVLVMYAGAVAVPLIVGRALKLSPEQVAMLISADLFCCGLVTLIQSLGATQWFGIKLPVMMGVTFASVAPMVAMANNNPGVQGAGLIFGAIIGAGVISILIAPIVSRMLRFFPPVVTGTIIAVIGISLMRVGINWIFGNPFGPTAPSIPNPEHLAWLDAAKQAASTGAVPPVPAGMNIVGSVPNPKYAQLSHIGIAAIVLVSILLIAKYARGFVANISVLLGIVIGGVVATAAGLMSFDKVGKAGWFDLVLPFEIATPVFDPILILTMTLVMIVVMIESTGMFLALGDLTGKKVDQKMLTAGLRTDGLGTLIGGIFNTFPYTSFSQNVGLVGVTGVKSRFVCVAGGVILIVLGLLPKMAALVESLPTFVLGGAGLVMFGMVAATGIRILASVDYKGNRNNLFIVAISIGFGMIPLIAPRYLQWMPHSIHPLIESGILLASISAVLLNLYFNGSKGDSSEAIEAAKHADSH